One Spinacia oleracea cultivar Varoflay chromosome 4, BTI_SOV_V1, whole genome shotgun sequence DNA segment encodes these proteins:
- the LOC110793180 gene encoding 26S proteasome regulatory subunit 6A homolog A has translation MASASATAMVEDPNFQDDQLANLTTEDIARASRILDNEIRILKEDVQRTTLELDSFKEKIKENQEKIKLNKQLPYLVGNIVEILEMNPEDEAEEDGANIDLDSQRKGKCVVLKTSTRQTIFLPVVGLVDPDKLKPGDLVGVNKDSYLILDTLPSEYDSRVKAMEVDEKPTEDYSDIGGLEKQIQELVEAIVLPMTHKERFQTIGIRPPKGVLLYGPPGTGKTLMARACAAQTNATFLKLAGPQLVQMFIGDGAKLVRDAFQLAKEKAPCIIFIDEIDAIGTKRFDSEVSGDREVQRTMLELLNQLDGFSSDERIKVIAATNRADILDPALMRSGRLDRKIEFPHPTEEARARILQIHSRKMNVHPDVNFEELARSTDDFNGAQLKAVCVEAGMLALRRDATEVNHEDFNEGIIQVQAKKKASLNYYA, from the exons ATGGCGTCGGCATCTGCGACGGCGATGGTGGAAGATCCAAACTTCCAGGATGACCAGCTCGCCAATTTGACCACTGAAGACATCGCTAGGGCTTCTCGCATTCTTGATAACGAGATTCGCATCCTTAAG GAGGATGTGCAGAGGACGACTCTAGAATTGGATTCGTTTAAGGAGAAGATTAAGGAGAATCAAGAGAAAATCAAGCTTAATAAGCAACTTCCTTACCTCGTCGGCAACATTGTTGAG ATCTTGGAAATGAATCCAGAAGATGAAGCTGAAGAAGATGGTGCTAATATTGATCTTGACTCACAAAGAAAAGGAAAGTGTGTTGTTCTCAAAACATCGACTAGACAG ACAATTTTTCTGCCTGTTGTTGGACTGGTTGATCCTGATAAGCTGAAGCCTGGTGATTTAGTCGGGGTCAACAAAGATAGTTATCTGATCCTGGACACACTGCCGTCAGAATATGATTCTCGAGTAAAGGCTATGGAGGTTGATGAAAAACCAACTGAGGATTACAGTGACATTGGAGGCCTGGAGAAACAG ATTCAAGAGCTTGTCGAGGCTATTGTTTTGCCAATGACTCACAAAGAGCGATTCCAGACAATAGGAATCCGTCCACCCAAAGGAGTGCTTTTGTATGGTCCTCCTGGAACTGGGAAAACTCTCATGGCTAGAGCATGTGCAGCACAAACAAATGCCACATTTCTGAAGTTAGCAGGCCCTCAGCTTGTTCAG ATGTTCATTGGAGACGGAGCAAAGCTTGTACGTGATGCTTTTCAACTTGCAAAAGAGAAGGCTCCTTGCATCATATTTATTGATGAAATTGATGCCATTGGTACTAAGCGATTTGACAG TGAAGTGAGTGGCGACAGGGAAGTGCAACGAACTATGTTAGAGCTGCTAAATCAACTTGATGGTTTCAGTAGTGATGAAAGGATTAAG GTGATTGCCGCTACCAACAGGGCCGACATTCTGGACCCGGCGCTCATGCGTTCTGGTCGACTGGACCGGAAAATCGAATTCCCTCACCCTACTGAGGAAGCCAGGGCGCGAATTCTCCAG ATTCATTCGAGGAAGATGAACGTGCACCCGGATGTCAACTTCGAAGAGCTGGCTCGCTCCACAGATGACTTTAACGGGGCACAGTTGAAGGCTGTCTGTGTTGAAGCTGGTATGTTGGCTCTTCGTAGAGACGCAACAGAg GTTAATCACGAAGATTTCAATGAGGGGATCATTCAGGTTCAGGCCAAAAAGAAGGCCTCACTGAACTATTATGCCTAG
- the LOC110793179 gene encoding uncharacterized protein isoform X4 codes for MSEVFQRAEQQPKEQSLIHIEEVEATNTTNAVHIHQKKRVHSLDIFRGFTVALMILVDDAGGEWPMIAHAPWNGCNLADFVMPFFLFIVGMAIPLALKRVPDRLMASRKVIFRTLKLLFWGILLQGGYSHAPDKLTYGVDMKRIRWCGILQVTCGVRGTLNPPCNAVGYVDRKLLGINHVYQHPAWRRSKACTANSPYEGPLLENAPSWCHAPFEPEGILSSISAILSTIIGVHFGHVLIHVKDHTGRLKHWIPIGLALLILGLLLHFTNAIPLNKQLYTVSYVCVTSGAAAFVFSAFYLLVDIFDVKFVFLPFKWIGMNAMLVYVMAAAGIFAGFINGWYYDDPHNTLVYWIQKHIFVGVWHSKRVGILLYVIFAEILFWAVVSGILHRLKIYWKL; via the exons ATGAGTGAGGTATTCCAGAGAGCAGAACAGCAGCCGAAGGAGCAAAGTCTGATTCATATAGAAGAAGTTGAAGCAACCAATACAACAAATGCTGTTCATATTCACCAGAAGAAGCGCGTTCATTCTCTTGACATTTTTAGAGGCTTCACTGTTGCT CTGATGATTTTGGTAGATGATGCTGGAGGAGAGTGGCCAATGATTGCACATGCACCATGGAACGGCTGCAACCTAGCTGATTTTGTCATGCCTTTCTTCTTGTTCATTGTTGGCATGGCAATTCCTTTAGCTCTCAAG AGGGTGCCAGACCGTCTTATGGCTAGCAGAAAAGTAATCTTTAGGACTCTCAAACTTCTTTTTTGGGGAATTCTCTTGCAAG GAGGGTACTCTCATGCTCCTGACAAACTGACATATGGAGTTGACATGAAAAGAATAAGATGGTGTGGAATTCTCCAG GTCACGTGTGGTGTGAGAGGAACATTAAATCCTCCTTGTAATGCAGTTGGATATGTCGATAGAAAATTGCTAGGGATTAATCATGTGTATCAACATCCAGCTTGGAGGAGATCTAAG GCTTGCACAGCAAACTCTCCTTACGAGGGGCCTCTTCTGGAGAATGCTCCCTCCTGGTGTCATGCACCATTTGAGCCAGAAGGAATTTTGAG CTCGATATCCGCCATACTTTCAACAATTATTGGAGTTCATTTTGGACATGTGCTTATTCATGTTAAG GATCACACTGGCAGGCTGAAGCATTGGATTCCAATAGGTCTTGCTCTCCTTATTTTAGGATTGTTGCTTCATTTCACCAATG CAATCCCTTTGAACAAGCAGCTTTACACCGTGAGCTATGTTTGTGTGACATCTGGTGCAGCGGCCTTTGTATTCTCAGCCTTCTATTTGCTG GTTGACATTTTCGATGTCAAATTCGTGTTTCTTCCATTCAAGTGGATCGGCATGAATGCTATGCTTGTCTACGTTATGGCTGCTGCTGGCATTTTTGCAGGATTTATAAATGGGTGGTACTATGATGATCCGCACAATACACTG GTATATTGGATTCAAAAGCATATTTTTGTTGGAGTTTGGCATTCAAAGAGAGTTGGAATCTTGTTATATGTGATCTTTGCAGAAATCCTGTTTTGGGCTGTTGTTTCCGGCATTCTGCACCGACTCAAGATATACTGGAAGCTCTAG
- the LOC110793179 gene encoding uncharacterized protein isoform X1 — protein sequence MSEVFQRAEQQPKEQSLIHIEEVEATNTTNAVHIHQKKRVHSLDIFRGFTVALMILVDDAGGEWPMIAHAPWNGCNLADFVMPFFLFIVGMAIPLALKRVPDRLMASRKVIFRTLKLLFWGILLQGGYSHAPDKLTYGVDMKRIRWCGILQRIALSYLVVALLEIATKFSQTTNQLSERFSVFKLYCWQWVVGACILIIYLSLLYGVYVPDWQFTVQNAESPDYGRHFNVTCGVRGTLNPPCNAVGYVDRKLLGINHVYQHPAWRRSKACTANSPYEGPLLENAPSWCHAPFEPEGILSSISAILSTIIGVHFGHVLIHVKDHTGRLKHWIPIGLALLILGLLLHFTNAIPLNKQLYTVSYVCVTSGAAAFVFSAFYLLVDIFDVKFVFLPFKWIGMNAMLVYVMAAAGIFAGFINGWYYDDPHNTLVYWIQKHIFVGVWHSKRVGILLYVIFAEILFWAVVSGILHRLKIYWKL from the exons ATGAGTGAGGTATTCCAGAGAGCAGAACAGCAGCCGAAGGAGCAAAGTCTGATTCATATAGAAGAAGTTGAAGCAACCAATACAACAAATGCTGTTCATATTCACCAGAAGAAGCGCGTTCATTCTCTTGACATTTTTAGAGGCTTCACTGTTGCT CTGATGATTTTGGTAGATGATGCTGGAGGAGAGTGGCCAATGATTGCACATGCACCATGGAACGGCTGCAACCTAGCTGATTTTGTCATGCCTTTCTTCTTGTTCATTGTTGGCATGGCAATTCCTTTAGCTCTCAAG AGGGTGCCAGACCGTCTTATGGCTAGCAGAAAAGTAATCTTTAGGACTCTCAAACTTCTTTTTTGGGGAATTCTCTTGCAAG GAGGGTACTCTCATGCTCCTGACAAACTGACATATGGAGTTGACATGAAAAGAATAAGATGGTGTGGAATTCTCCAG AGAATTGCTCTGTCGTATCTGGTTGTAGCGTTGCTTGAGATTGCAACTAAATTCTCTCAAACCACAAATCAATTATCTGAACGATTCTCTGTGTTTAAGCTATACTGCTGGCAGTG GGTGGTTGGAGCATGTATTCTTATTATTTACTTATCCTTGCTCTACGGAGTATATGTCCCTGATTGGCAATTCACCGTGCAGAATGCAGAGAGTCCAGATTATGGAAGGCATTTCAAT GTCACGTGTGGTGTGAGAGGAACATTAAATCCTCCTTGTAATGCAGTTGGATATGTCGATAGAAAATTGCTAGGGATTAATCATGTGTATCAACATCCAGCTTGGAGGAGATCTAAG GCTTGCACAGCAAACTCTCCTTACGAGGGGCCTCTTCTGGAGAATGCTCCCTCCTGGTGTCATGCACCATTTGAGCCAGAAGGAATTTTGAG CTCGATATCCGCCATACTTTCAACAATTATTGGAGTTCATTTTGGACATGTGCTTATTCATGTTAAG GATCACACTGGCAGGCTGAAGCATTGGATTCCAATAGGTCTTGCTCTCCTTATTTTAGGATTGTTGCTTCATTTCACCAATG CAATCCCTTTGAACAAGCAGCTTTACACCGTGAGCTATGTTTGTGTGACATCTGGTGCAGCGGCCTTTGTATTCTCAGCCTTCTATTTGCTG GTTGACATTTTCGATGTCAAATTCGTGTTTCTTCCATTCAAGTGGATCGGCATGAATGCTATGCTTGTCTACGTTATGGCTGCTGCTGGCATTTTTGCAGGATTTATAAATGGGTGGTACTATGATGATCCGCACAATACACTG GTATATTGGATTCAAAAGCATATTTTTGTTGGAGTTTGGCATTCAAAGAGAGTTGGAATCTTGTTATATGTGATCTTTGCAGAAATCCTGTTTTGGGCTGTTGTTTCCGGCATTCTGCACCGACTCAAGATATACTGGAAGCTCTAG
- the LOC110793179 gene encoding uncharacterized protein isoform X3 has translation MILVDDAGGEWPMIAHAPWNGCNLADFVMPFFLFIVGMAIPLALKRVPDRLMASRKVIFRTLKLLFWGILLQGGYSHAPDKLTYGVDMKRIRWCGILQRIALSYLVVALLEIATKFSQTTNQLSERFSVFKLYCWQWVVGACILIIYLSLLYGVYVPDWQFTVQNAESPDYGRHFNVTCGVRGTLNPPCNAVGYVDRKLLGINHVYQHPAWRRSKACTANSPYEGPLLENAPSWCHAPFEPEGILSSISAILSTIIGVHFGHVLIHVKDHTGRLKHWIPIGLALLILGLLLHFTNAIPLNKQLYTVSYVCVTSGAAAFVFSAFYLLVDIFDVKFVFLPFKWIGMNAMLVYVMAAAGIFAGFINGWYYDDPHNTLVYWIQKHIFVGVWHSKRVGILLYVIFAEILFWAVVSGILHRLKIYWKL, from the exons ATGATTTTGGTAGATGATGCTGGAGGAGAGTGGCCAATGATTGCACATGCACCATGGAACGGCTGCAACCTAGCTGATTTTGTCATGCCTTTCTTCTTGTTCATTGTTGGCATGGCAATTCCTTTAGCTCTCAAG AGGGTGCCAGACCGTCTTATGGCTAGCAGAAAAGTAATCTTTAGGACTCTCAAACTTCTTTTTTGGGGAATTCTCTTGCAAG GAGGGTACTCTCATGCTCCTGACAAACTGACATATGGAGTTGACATGAAAAGAATAAGATGGTGTGGAATTCTCCAG AGAATTGCTCTGTCGTATCTGGTTGTAGCGTTGCTTGAGATTGCAACTAAATTCTCTCAAACCACAAATCAATTATCTGAACGATTCTCTGTGTTTAAGCTATACTGCTGGCAGTG GGTGGTTGGAGCATGTATTCTTATTATTTACTTATCCTTGCTCTACGGAGTATATGTCCCTGATTGGCAATTCACCGTGCAGAATGCAGAGAGTCCAGATTATGGAAGGCATTTCAAT GTCACGTGTGGTGTGAGAGGAACATTAAATCCTCCTTGTAATGCAGTTGGATATGTCGATAGAAAATTGCTAGGGATTAATCATGTGTATCAACATCCAGCTTGGAGGAGATCTAAG GCTTGCACAGCAAACTCTCCTTACGAGGGGCCTCTTCTGGAGAATGCTCCCTCCTGGTGTCATGCACCATTTGAGCCAGAAGGAATTTTGAG CTCGATATCCGCCATACTTTCAACAATTATTGGAGTTCATTTTGGACATGTGCTTATTCATGTTAAG GATCACACTGGCAGGCTGAAGCATTGGATTCCAATAGGTCTTGCTCTCCTTATTTTAGGATTGTTGCTTCATTTCACCAATG CAATCCCTTTGAACAAGCAGCTTTACACCGTGAGCTATGTTTGTGTGACATCTGGTGCAGCGGCCTTTGTATTCTCAGCCTTCTATTTGCTG GTTGACATTTTCGATGTCAAATTCGTGTTTCTTCCATTCAAGTGGATCGGCATGAATGCTATGCTTGTCTACGTTATGGCTGCTGCTGGCATTTTTGCAGGATTTATAAATGGGTGGTACTATGATGATCCGCACAATACACTG GTATATTGGATTCAAAAGCATATTTTTGTTGGAGTTTGGCATTCAAAGAGAGTTGGAATCTTGTTATATGTGATCTTTGCAGAAATCCTGTTTTGGGCTGTTGTTTCCGGCATTCTGCACCGACTCAAGATATACTGGAAGCTCTAG
- the LOC110793179 gene encoding uncharacterized protein isoform X2, which produces MSEVFQRAEQQPKEQSLIHIEEVEATNTTNAVHIHQKKRVHSLDIFRGFTVALMILVDDAGGEWPMIAHAPWNGCNLADFVMPFFLFIVGMAIPLALKRVPDRLMASRKVIFRTLKLLFWGILLQGGYSHAPDKLTYGVDMKRIRWCGILQRIALSYLVVALLEIATKFSQTTNQLSERFSVFKLYCWQWVVGACILIIYLSLLYGVYVPDWQFTVQNAESPDYGRHFNVTCGVRGTLNPPCNAVGYVDRKLLGINHVYQHPAWRRSKACTANSPYEGPLLENAPSWCHAPFEPEGILSSISAILSTIIGVHFGHVLIHVKDHTGRLKHWIPIGLALLILGLLLHFTNAIPLNKQLYTVSYVCVTSGAAAFVFSAFYLLVDIFDVKFVFLPFKWIGMNAMLVYVMAAAGIFAGFINGWYYDDPHNTLVLFISYHLFFLPSTIIRELLVLIFAPQLALYIY; this is translated from the exons ATGAGTGAGGTATTCCAGAGAGCAGAACAGCAGCCGAAGGAGCAAAGTCTGATTCATATAGAAGAAGTTGAAGCAACCAATACAACAAATGCTGTTCATATTCACCAGAAGAAGCGCGTTCATTCTCTTGACATTTTTAGAGGCTTCACTGTTGCT CTGATGATTTTGGTAGATGATGCTGGAGGAGAGTGGCCAATGATTGCACATGCACCATGGAACGGCTGCAACCTAGCTGATTTTGTCATGCCTTTCTTCTTGTTCATTGTTGGCATGGCAATTCCTTTAGCTCTCAAG AGGGTGCCAGACCGTCTTATGGCTAGCAGAAAAGTAATCTTTAGGACTCTCAAACTTCTTTTTTGGGGAATTCTCTTGCAAG GAGGGTACTCTCATGCTCCTGACAAACTGACATATGGAGTTGACATGAAAAGAATAAGATGGTGTGGAATTCTCCAG AGAATTGCTCTGTCGTATCTGGTTGTAGCGTTGCTTGAGATTGCAACTAAATTCTCTCAAACCACAAATCAATTATCTGAACGATTCTCTGTGTTTAAGCTATACTGCTGGCAGTG GGTGGTTGGAGCATGTATTCTTATTATTTACTTATCCTTGCTCTACGGAGTATATGTCCCTGATTGGCAATTCACCGTGCAGAATGCAGAGAGTCCAGATTATGGAAGGCATTTCAAT GTCACGTGTGGTGTGAGAGGAACATTAAATCCTCCTTGTAATGCAGTTGGATATGTCGATAGAAAATTGCTAGGGATTAATCATGTGTATCAACATCCAGCTTGGAGGAGATCTAAG GCTTGCACAGCAAACTCTCCTTACGAGGGGCCTCTTCTGGAGAATGCTCCCTCCTGGTGTCATGCACCATTTGAGCCAGAAGGAATTTTGAG CTCGATATCCGCCATACTTTCAACAATTATTGGAGTTCATTTTGGACATGTGCTTATTCATGTTAAG GATCACACTGGCAGGCTGAAGCATTGGATTCCAATAGGTCTTGCTCTCCTTATTTTAGGATTGTTGCTTCATTTCACCAATG CAATCCCTTTGAACAAGCAGCTTTACACCGTGAGCTATGTTTGTGTGACATCTGGTGCAGCGGCCTTTGTATTCTCAGCCTTCTATTTGCTG GTTGACATTTTCGATGTCAAATTCGTGTTTCTTCCATTCAAGTGGATCGGCATGAATGCTATGCTTGTCTACGTTATGGCTGCTGCTGGCATTTTTGCAGGATTTATAAATGGGTGGTACTATGATGATCCGCACAATACACTGGTATTATTTATCAGTTATCACCTCTTTTTTCTTCCATCCACTATTATAAGGGAGTTGTTGGTTTTGATCTTTGCACCTCAACTCGCTCTATACATCTACTAA